The region CGCCTGTTTCCTTCTGGGAACTTTAATTTGTTATTGGGGTTTGGGGGCGTTGCTGCCGGCGTTACGGGTCTGGATATTGCTGCTCGCAAGTCTGGGTTTTTACGCATTGTTGCAACCGCAGTTTCTACCGTTACTCTTTGGTTTAACGGTGGTCAACTATATTGTCGGGCGGTTAATTTATGCGCAACTGCAACGGAGCGATCGCCTCAAAAAGAGTGGGCGATCGCCGGGCTTTTGGAATCGACAAGCCGCCTATTTATTGACATTAGGGATATTTCTCAATTTATTTATTCTGTTCGGATTTAAATACATACCGTTCACGCTCGAAAATATAAACATCTTCTTTGACCTGCCCTGGGCGACGGATGTGGCCACAGTTCTAGAAGACAATCTCATCGCGCCGGTGGGGATTTCGTTTTTTGCGTTTGAATGTATTTCCTATCTCGTGGACGTGTACCGTGGCGCTCCGGCAACAGCGTCCTTTAGCCACTTCAGCAGCTATAAATTATTTTTCCCAAAAATCCTATCAGGGCCCATTAGTCGTTTTCACTATTTTGATAATCAAGCGAAAGGCAAACCCCACCTGTTTTTTGACCAAGGGGTTGAAGGTCTTTGGCTCATTGCCAGCGGAGCTTTTAAAAAGGTTTTAATTGCCGACAACATTGGCGTGTATGTGGAGCTGTGTGTTAATAGTCTGGATCGAGCTGGCAGTGGCGATCTCTGGCTATTTGTGATTGCCTATGGTCTACAGCTTTATTTTGACTTTAGTGGCTATGTGGATTTGGCCATGGGTAGCGCTAAACTGCTGGGCTTTGATTTGCCGGTTAATTTTGATTTTCCCTATTTTTCAACGAGCCTGGCGGATTTTTGGCGACGTTGGCATATGAGCTTGGGGGAATGGCTCCGCAATTATC is a window of [Limnothrix rosea] IAM M-220 DNA encoding:
- a CDS encoding MBOAT family O-acyltransferase, whose protein sequence is MKLVSFSYACFLLGTLICYWGLGALLPALRVWILLLASLGFYALLQPQFLPLLFGLTVVNYIVGRLIYAQLQRSDRLKKSGRSPGFWNRQAAYLLTLGIFLNLFILFGFKYIPFTLENINIFFDLPWATDVATVLEDNLIAPVGISFFAFECISYLVDVYRGAPATASFSHFSSYKLFFPKILSGPISRFHYFDNQAKGKPHLFFDQGVEGLWLIASGAFKKVLIADNIGVYVELCVNSLDRAGSGDLWLFVIAYGLQLYFDFSGYVDLAMGSAKLLGFDLPVNFDFPYFSTSLADFWRRWHMSLGEWLRNYLYFPLGGSRQGLMRTCFNLFTVMFLAGIWHGAAWGYVLWGCIHGAGLAVHRLGDAIANQLKFIKAFWQSIPGTILAWAMTQLLVFMSWIPFRLPDGQQANLLLSNFWNHQGDIQFGQKIYFEGLSMSRSYFVLLLGLTFLGMALAYLIQRRWQLNLNWALKLAFVPLCFYVVWIFAPEGNVPYIYFDF